ATAAAGTGCTTGTTTTTCCTTTCTGTACATCGCATTTCACGCTTTCACGAAATATTTACGTTTTAGTGAAACTATCTCGTTGCTTAAATTGATTTAACGGAGATTTTCCCAGACAAAGCCACGTTTGTGTTACCACTACATACACACGCGAGTTATCAGTTCGACTTCAATTTACTTTTTCGCGCTGCAGAACATTTAAAAACATACCTTTTTAAGCTAATACATTTGTACAATCACTGCCAGACACTTTTGCGAGGAAAAAATTTCACAAAAGCACTGctactatataaaaattagCTTTTGAAAACTCTCACGTAACAACTGCGATGTATTTTTGATGACTTACACTTAAAAGTGTGGCCGTCGAcgtgaaatggaaattatacattttatacaatttttatttaaggaAATATACTAAAAATATACCATTAAGGTATTTTTTGCATTAAACCGCGTTGCCAACCACtagaaatgttaaattttaaagtgCCTTTAAAATTGCAGTATaactaattaaaaaagaaattaatgttagaagtgttttatttatttagttttaatgcAATATgcactatttaattttataggCGTTGCCAATTGAATTAATATACCACCAGGTGGCGGTAGTGGGCGATCCGAAAATTAGTATTGTTTCTTTAACTTCATTTCTTCTAGccaagtaacgggtatctgatagtcgagaaGTTCAAGAAGACTATATAATAAGTCTGATATTAGATCAgataaaaaaagaaagaaaaaaaacagataagaaatgcaaaattcttATCATACTTTTAATTACGCTCATATAGTAAGCAGAGAATAAATGCATATATTGCATAGACTTTTTCTTCAAGGCGGGTGTTCTACAGTTATCTCTCACTATATCAATTGCATTAACTTGAATCACCGTTAAAAGCTCGTCAAGTCCGAGCTTCAGTTCGATTTGTTTTCAGTGCGCCTAAATTCTATGAGACGAGGTTATCTGCCTAGGTCTGTTTACACTACTGCAGCTGATTGTAAGCGGAGCGAATAGAGGCGTTGGTCCAGTGTTCAGTTCATAGTGAATCTATTCGGGGAGAGGATGCTGGATGTAGTGGCTCTACTGCTTATTGCCCTGGCAGTGGGCTTCTGGTTCGTGCGGACGAGATATAGCTACTGGACCCGGCGGGGCATTGGCAGTGAGCCGGCCCGGTTTCCCGTGGGGAATATGGAGGGATTTcggaaaaacaaacatttcatCGACATTGTAACGCCAATCTATGAGAAGTTCAAGGGCAATGGAGCACCCTTTGCCGGATTTTTTATGATGTTGAGACCTGTGGTCTTGGTCACAGATCTGGAACTGGCCAAACAGATCCTCATACAGGACTTCGCCAACTTTGAGGATCGGGGAATGTATCACAATGAGCGGGATGATCCTCTAACTGGGCATCTATTCCGCATTGACGGGCCCAAGTGGCGACCCTTGCGCCAGAAAATGTCCCCCACCTTTACCTCAGCTAAGATGAAGTATATGTTTCCGACGGTCTGCGAGGTGGGCGAGGAACTTACTCAAGTTTGTGGCGAGTTGGCGGATAATGCCATGTGTGGAATCCTCGAGATCGGTGATCTGATGGCTCGCTACACTTCGGACGTGATAGGACGGTGTGCCTTTGGCGTGGAATGCAACGGCCTCCGGAATCCCGAGGCGGAGTTCGCCATAATGGGCAGGAGAGCCTTTTCAGAGCGTCGCCACTGCAAGCTGGTCGATGGATTTATAGAGAGTTTCCCCGAAGTGGCCAGGTTTCTGCGCATGCGCCAAATCCATCAAGACATTACGGATTTCTATGTGGGCATCGTTCGGGAAACTGTGAAGCAGAGGGAGGAGCAGGGCATCGTGAGGAGCGACTTCATGAACCTGCTGATCGAAATGAAGCAGCGCGGTGAGCTCACCATCGAGGAAATGGCCGCCCAGGCATTTATATTCTTTGCGGCGGGATTCGACACATCCGCATCAACGCTAGGATTTGCCCTGTACGAGTTGGCCAAGCAGCCGGCACTGCAGGCAAAGCTACGCGAGGAAATCGACCAGGCTCTGCGGTTACACAACGGTGAATTCACATATGATTCCATGCAGGAGCTGCGGTACATGGAACTGGTCATAGCAGGTGAGCCCGACTCAAaacgaattttaaatattacaaagATGATACCATTTACCACTGTATCTTTTAGAAACCCTTCGGAAGTATCCCATACTACCGCAGCTCACTCGGATCTCCAGGCATCTCTACGCAGCCAAGGGCGATCGTCATTTCTACATCGAGCCGGGTCAAATGCTACTGATACCGGTCTACGGCATCCATCATGATCCCGCCCTATATCCCGAGCCACATAAGTTCATCCCGGAGCGCTTTCTGGCCGATCAACTGGCGCAGCGACCCA
The sequence above is drawn from the Drosophila melanogaster chromosome 2R genome and encodes:
- the Cyp6a22 gene encoding cytochrome P450 6a22, isoform A, with product MLDVVALLLIALAVGFWFVRTRYSYWTRRGIGSEPARFPVGNMEGFRKNKHFIDIVTPIYEKFKGNGAPFAGFFMMLRPVVLVTDLELAKQILIQDFANFEDRGMYHNERDDPLTGHLFRIDGPKWRPLRQKMSPTFTSAKMKYMFPTVCEVGEELTQVCGELADNAMCGILEIGDLMARYTSDVIGRCAFGVECNGLRNPEAEFAIMGRRAFSERRHCKLVDGFIESFPEVARFLRMRQIHQDITDFYVGIVRETVKQREEQGIVRSDFMNLLIEMKQRGELTIEEMAAQAFIFFAAGFDTSASTLGFALYELAKQPALQAKLREEIDQALRLHNGEFTYDSMQELRYMELVIAETLRKYPILPQLTRISRHLYAAKGDRHFYIEPGQMLLIPVYGIHHDPALYPEPHKFIPERFLADQLAQRPTAAWLPFGDGPRNCIGMRFGKMQTTIGLVSLLRNFHFSVCPRTDPKIEFLKSNILLCPANGIYLKVQQLSQMSS